The Novipirellula galeiformis genome contains a region encoding:
- a CDS encoding prenyltransferase/squalene oxidase repeat-containing protein gives MASVNDPNQQPIQAEFIPTPVVDDEASQEISPGRRFLFFSAMPAWAVSTFVHVIILLVLGLVSIADPVKIVNVLSASSMSEEGPEMEEFAIEQIDPGDVAEMEEVTETTVDTSEQIEMPEPTTAVETIEIAEVAIDMGDMVSDMAPSATSLQTLSSVSGAPMSSRSTEMKKKLLRDYGGTASSEAAVTEALKWFSRHQFPNGGWSFQHNVACNNRCGEPGEPRRSGAVNAATAMALLPFMGAGQTHKSGDFRENVYRGLKFLIANGKLGKKNGMPVLDLTESAGNGMYSHGLAAIALCEAYAMTGDPELAMPAQAAINFIVYAQCRDGGWRYQPQQADGGDTSVVGWQVMALKSAHMGHLMVPPTAVQGSILFLDKVQSNNGASYGYDRPSTSVRPACTAVGVLCRMYTGWAKTDPRTIAGVKQIAKIGFRKDQIYYDYYAAQVLRQFGGADWEKFNNEMRDWLVETQSQSDGAKGSWHFPGGGHGPKDGGRLAATSFATMMLEVYYRHMPLYADNAADDDFPL, from the coding sequence ATGGCGTCTGTCAACGATCCCAATCAACAGCCAATTCAAGCTGAATTCATCCCCACCCCCGTGGTGGACGACGAAGCGTCCCAAGAGATTTCTCCGGGTCGTCGGTTTCTGTTCTTCAGCGCGATGCCGGCCTGGGCCGTGAGCACGTTTGTGCACGTGATCATCCTGCTGGTGCTGGGGCTCGTCTCGATCGCCGATCCGGTCAAGATCGTGAACGTTCTCTCCGCTTCGAGCATGTCAGAGGAAGGTCCTGAGATGGAAGAATTTGCCATCGAGCAAATCGATCCTGGGGACGTCGCTGAAATGGAAGAGGTCACGGAAACGACGGTCGACACCAGCGAACAAATCGAGATGCCCGAACCCACCACGGCGGTGGAAACGATCGAGATTGCCGAAGTGGCCATCGATATGGGCGACATGGTTTCGGACATGGCACCGTCGGCGACGTCACTGCAAACGCTTTCCTCGGTCTCAGGCGCCCCGATGAGCAGCCGCAGTACGGAGATGAAGAAAAAACTGTTGCGAGATTACGGGGGCACTGCCAGTAGTGAAGCCGCTGTGACGGAAGCGCTCAAATGGTTTTCGCGACACCAATTTCCTAATGGAGGTTGGTCATTCCAGCACAATGTTGCTTGTAACAATCGTTGCGGCGAACCGGGCGAACCTCGACGCTCCGGGGCCGTTAACGCAGCGACGGCAATGGCGCTGTTGCCGTTCATGGGAGCGGGGCAAACTCACAAATCCGGCGACTTTCGCGAGAACGTTTATCGCGGCCTAAAATTCCTGATCGCGAATGGAAAATTGGGCAAAAAGAATGGTATGCCCGTTCTCGATCTCACCGAAAGCGCTGGCAACGGGATGTACTCGCATGGCTTGGCCGCAATTGCCCTGTGCGAAGCTTACGCGATGACGGGCGACCCCGAGTTGGCAATGCCAGCTCAAGCCGCCATCAACTTCATCGTCTACGCTCAATGTCGTGACGGTGGATGGCGTTACCAACCCCAGCAAGCCGATGGGGGTGACACCTCGGTTGTCGGTTGGCAAGTCATGGCACTCAAAAGCGCCCACATGGGACACTTGATGGTCCCTCCGACCGCGGTTCAAGGCTCGATCCTATTTTTGGACAAAGTGCAATCCAACAACGGAGCTAGCTACGGATACGATCGCCCCTCAACCTCCGTGCGTCCCGCCTGTACCGCCGTCGGCGTGTTGTGCCGGATGTATACCGGTTGGGCCAAGACCGACCCGCGAACCATCGCGGGCGTCAAACAAATTGCCAAGATTGGATTCCGCAAAGACCAGATCTATTACGATTACTATGCCGCCCAAGTGTTGCGTCAATTCGGTGGCGCGGACTGGGAAAAGTTCAACAATGAAATGCGAGATTGGCTCGTCGAAACGCAGTCGCAGAGCGATGGAGCCAAAGGCAGCTGGCATTTCCCAGGTGGCGGACACGGACCGAAGGATGGTGGTCGCTTGGCAGCCACTTCGTTCGCGACGATGATGTTGGAAGTTTATTATCGCCACATGCCGCTGTATGCGGACAACGCAGCCGACGACGACTTCCCGTTGTAA
- the dps gene encoding DNA starvation/stationary phase protection protein Dps, translating into MVTASKTEFKRDILKSDANDDVTSLLQRNLVNLIDLALVMKQAHWNVVGRNFRSIHLQLDEIIASVRDASDEVAERISTLGIAPDGRAETVASQSELADYPRDFVKVPETIELVANATKTTIDSLRSAIEKLGDLDPISEDMCIGISASLEKHLWMLQAQEID; encoded by the coding sequence ATGGTTACCGCCAGCAAAACTGAATTTAAACGCGACATTCTGAAAAGTGATGCTAACGATGACGTCACGTCGTTGCTGCAACGCAACCTCGTTAATCTGATCGATTTGGCGTTAGTGATGAAACAGGCCCACTGGAACGTCGTGGGCCGAAATTTCCGTAGCATCCATTTACAATTGGATGAGATCATTGCCTCGGTGCGCGACGCCAGTGATGAAGTGGCCGAGCGTATCTCAACTCTCGGGATCGCGCCAGATGGGCGTGCTGAAACCGTCGCCAGCCAGAGTGAGCTCGCCGATTACCCGCGGGACTTCGTCAAGGTTCCCGAAACGATCGAGTTGGTGGCCAATGCGACTAAAACGACCATCGACTCGCTCCGTTCGGCGATCGAAAAACTAGGTGATTTGGACCCGATCAGCGAAGACATGTGCATCGGGATCTCGGCGTCGCTAGAGAAGCATCTCTGGATGTTGCAAGCTCAAGAAATTGACTGA
- the larC gene encoding nickel pincer cofactor biosynthesis protein LarC, translating to MPKIAYFDCLSGISGDMTLGALVDLGDQTGEIDAQAIETAVRSMGLGDIQITSEIVKKRGFRAVKVHINHPPEHAHRHLHHITEMIDRADAIAPEAKQLAHKIFLELAKAEANVHGSTIEKVHFHEVGAIDSIADIVGTAVAMCALGIDSVEASAVPTGSGSITIAHGRVAVPAPATAELLKGIPIASSDVQAELTTPTGAAILKATATRFGSLPSMTLAAVGYGAGTKDLEEQANLLKVMLGQRGDAPAGESAANRDYPLAADQVVVLETNIDDATAELIAFCATRLLSAGALDVFQTPCVMKKGRLGVVLTAISPVDKVADLEAILFTHTSSIGIRRHSSDRHKLIRRAESVQTSFGSIRGKVVVLPGGDERFTVEDDDAVAMANAHATDATQIRTAAQWAWQNRTR from the coding sequence ATGCCTAAAATCGCTTACTTTGACTGCCTCAGCGGCATTAGCGGTGACATGACTCTCGGGGCGCTCGTCGATTTAGGCGACCAAACAGGCGAAATCGACGCCCAGGCGATCGAAACGGCGGTGCGATCGATGGGGCTTGGCGACATCCAAATCACTTCCGAAATCGTTAAAAAGCGGGGGTTCAGGGCGGTCAAAGTGCATATCAACCACCCCCCCGAACACGCTCATCGACACCTTCATCACATCACCGAGATGATCGACCGAGCCGATGCCATCGCTCCGGAAGCCAAGCAGTTGGCGCATAAAATTTTTCTCGAACTAGCCAAGGCTGAGGCGAACGTTCACGGTTCGACCATCGAAAAAGTTCATTTTCACGAGGTCGGCGCGATCGATTCGATTGCCGATATCGTCGGCACCGCGGTCGCCATGTGTGCGTTGGGGATCGATTCGGTCGAAGCCTCGGCCGTCCCGACCGGTTCGGGCTCCATCACGATCGCCCACGGCCGAGTCGCCGTCCCCGCTCCGGCGACGGCTGAACTTTTAAAGGGAATTCCCATCGCGAGCAGCGATGTTCAAGCGGAGCTAACCACCCCCACGGGAGCGGCAATCCTAAAAGCCACCGCGACGCGATTTGGATCGCTCCCCTCCATGACGCTGGCGGCCGTCGGCTATGGCGCGGGAACCAAGGATCTCGAAGAACAAGCCAATCTGTTGAAGGTCATGCTCGGCCAACGCGGTGATGCCCCCGCCGGCGAATCCGCGGCGAATCGCGATTATCCGCTTGCGGCCGATCAGGTCGTCGTGCTGGAAACCAACATCGACGATGCCACTGCTGAATTGATTGCGTTTTGCGCCACCCGTTTGCTCAGCGCCGGAGCGTTGGACGTGTTCCAGACGCCTTGTGTGATGAAAAAAGGGCGACTGGGCGTTGTGCTGACCGCGATCTCGCCGGTCGACAAAGTTGCGGATCTCGAAGCGATTCTGTTCACCCACACCTCTTCGATTGGCATTCGACGGCACTCCTCCGATCGCCATAAATTGATTCGCCGAGCCGAATCGGTTCAGACGAGTTTCGGGTCCATTCGTGGCAAGGTGGTCGTATTGCCGGGCGGCGACGAACGTTTTACGGTCGAAGACGACGATGCCGTTGCGATGGCGAACGCACACGCCACCGACGCGACCCAGATTCGCACTGCGGCTCAATGGGCTTGGCAAAATCGGACGCGTTGA
- a CDS encoding SDR family oxidoreductase, with amino-acid sequence MQFDESIHKGKQMGFQKAIVTGGSTGIGRSVAIALAKSGHDVAITYVYEQEEARHTATAIEAVGRRCVIKQLDLSNPETANPCVDEMVDELGGLDVMVSNAGMMVNKKMPDLDLATAMQIFNVNTFGAMLAIQRSITHLLPNGLQGPPRKTPGRIIVVTSVHEVIAHPSDTLYTMTKHALGGLVKCLSLDLSPLNVTVNAVAPGEIATPMNKMAAEDFDTADRPAIPVRRAGHPDEVAAVIDFLASDKSGFVTGSRWTVDGGLEAAAPLAASGFREKYLHA; translated from the coding sequence ATGCAATTCGATGAATCCATTCACAAAGGGAAGCAGATGGGGTTTCAAAAGGCGATTGTCACGGGCGGCAGTACGGGCATCGGTCGCTCGGTTGCAATTGCATTGGCAAAATCGGGGCACGATGTGGCCATCACCTACGTTTATGAGCAAGAGGAAGCTCGCCACACCGCAACCGCCATCGAAGCCGTGGGGCGTCGCTGTGTAATCAAGCAACTTGATCTTTCGAATCCAGAAACTGCGAACCCTTGCGTTGACGAAATGGTGGACGAATTAGGGGGGCTCGATGTGATGGTTAGCAATGCTGGGATGATGGTCAACAAAAAGATGCCCGACCTGGATCTAGCGACCGCAATGCAGATCTTCAACGTCAACACATTCGGTGCGATGTTGGCGATCCAGCGAAGCATTACTCATTTGTTGCCAAACGGTTTGCAAGGGCCGCCCCGGAAGACGCCTGGTCGCATCATCGTGGTCACCAGTGTCCATGAGGTGATCGCTCATCCTTCGGATACGCTCTACACGATGACCAAGCATGCCTTAGGTGGCTTGGTCAAATGCTTGTCACTCGATTTATCCCCGTTGAATGTCACGGTCAACGCGGTCGCCCCAGGCGAGATCGCGACCCCGATGAACAAGATGGCAGCGGAGGATTTTGACACTGCCGATCGTCCTGCGATTCCCGTTCGCCGCGCCGGTCATCCCGATGAAGTGGCAGCGGTGATCGATTTTCTAGCAAGCGACAAGAGCGGCTTCGTCACAGGGTCGCGTTGGACGGTCGATGGCGGGTTGGAGGCGGCCGCACCGCTCGCTGCGAGCGGGTTCCGCGAAAAATATCTGCACGCTTGA
- the bshB1 gene encoding bacillithiol biosynthesis deacetylase BshB1 yields the protein MAVVFTESPANLAPISPLDMLVVAPHPDDAELGMGGTIAKMISRGWRVGVLDLTTGEPTPHGSETLRRTETNVASDALKLTWRGNAGLPNRSLQHTLEARELVASYFRILKPKWVFAPYWQDAHPDHVAATDLIEAARFWAKLSRTDMPGEPFHPDRVFYYYCIHLRLAVQPSWIVDISDHWDAKLASIRAYESQFITGRDSQPPTMLDRLHDEASNWGRLIGRRYGEPFATKEPLALDSLESIL from the coding sequence ATGGCGGTTGTGTTCACGGAATCCCCTGCGAATCTCGCTCCGATTTCACCCTTGGATATGCTCGTCGTCGCTCCGCACCCCGATGATGCCGAGCTTGGGATGGGTGGCACGATCGCGAAAATGATCTCGCGAGGTTGGCGGGTCGGTGTCTTGGACCTGACCACCGGCGAACCGACGCCACATGGTTCGGAAACCTTGCGCCGAACCGAAACGAATGTCGCTTCGGACGCTCTCAAGTTGACGTGGCGAGGAAACGCGGGACTGCCAAACCGTTCTCTGCAACACACGCTCGAAGCACGCGAATTGGTGGCCAGCTATTTTCGAATACTGAAGCCCAAGTGGGTCTTCGCCCCTTATTGGCAGGACGCCCACCCCGATCATGTTGCCGCCACCGATTTGATCGAAGCGGCCCGGTTTTGGGCGAAATTGAGTCGTACCGACATGCCGGGCGAACCGTTTCATCCCGACCGTGTGTTCTATTACTACTGCATTCATCTTCGCTTGGCCGTGCAGCCGAGCTGGATCGTTGACATCAGCGACCATTGGGACGCGAAATTAGCTTCGATTCGTGCTTACGAGAGCCAGTTCATCACAGGACGTGACAGCCAGCCTCCCACGATGTTGGATCGATTGCATGACGAGGCGTCGAATTGGGGCCGATTGATCGGTCGCCGCTATGGCGAACCGTTTGCAACGAAAGAACCGTTGGCGCTCGATTCGCTCGAATCCATTCTTTAG
- a CDS encoding bifunctional nuclease family protein gives MPVKMQLARIIISELTENQVIYLQEVDGDREFPILIGIFEATNIDRRVKEDYRPPRPLTHDLIVRVAESLGAKIESVVITDLSEHTYYAQLSLRKQDGEVITIDSRPSDAIAVAVTFTPALPIYVSEKVLEEATTTPF, from the coding sequence ATGCCCGTCAAAATGCAGCTAGCTCGGATCATCATCTCCGAACTCACTGAAAACCAAGTGATCTATCTCCAAGAAGTCGATGGGGATCGTGAGTTTCCGATTCTGATCGGCATCTTCGAAGCGACGAATATCGATCGTCGGGTGAAGGAAGATTATCGTCCGCCGCGCCCGTTGACGCATGATTTGATCGTGCGCGTGGCGGAATCATTGGGGGCGAAGATCGAAAGCGTCGTGATCACCGACTTAAGTGAGCACACCTATTACGCTCAGCTGAGTCTTCGCAAACAAGACGGTGAAGTGATCACGATTGATTCGCGGCCAAGTGATGCCATTGCCGTGGCGGTGACCTTCACTCCGGCGCTACCGATTTACGTGAGTGAAAAAGTACTCGAAGAAGCAACGACGACGCCGTTCTAA
- a CDS encoding flavodoxin reductase produces MNGKSHVSSPQSETENWRDFGEHRGRILHREPLAKNVHCYVVEKPNGFVFRPGQAVELSIDEENWRDKKHPFTITSVPNNPCLEFIIKSYPTSDFPDHCGMTEHLGRDLQRGDRVIFSDAWGAIEYKGPGVFIAGGAGITPFIAILRQLEQDKAIDGNCMFFSNRNAEDVFLQSELIRTFGTRVICTLTGEAHRDYESGRIDKAWLQAHVDDFHQPFYLCGPPAMVQDIRETLQQLGAKPDSLVFEEGE; encoded by the coding sequence ATGAACGGCAAATCCCATGTCTCGTCGCCCCAGAGTGAAACGGAAAACTGGCGAGATTTCGGCGAACATCGCGGGCGGATTTTGCATCGTGAGCCACTCGCTAAAAACGTGCATTGTTATGTGGTTGAAAAACCAAATGGTTTTGTGTTCCGTCCAGGGCAAGCGGTGGAACTCTCGATTGACGAAGAAAATTGGCGTGATAAGAAACACCCGTTCACGATCACGAGCGTGCCCAACAATCCTTGTCTGGAGTTCATTATCAAGTCGTATCCGACGAGCGACTTTCCCGACCATTGTGGAATGACGGAACATCTTGGTCGCGATCTGCAACGCGGGGACCGCGTGATCTTCAGCGATGCCTGGGGGGCGATTGAGTACAAAGGCCCAGGCGTCTTCATCGCCGGCGGCGCGGGGATCACTCCCTTTATCGCCATCCTCAGGCAACTCGAACAAGACAAGGCAATTGACGGCAATTGCATGTTTTTCAGCAATCGCAATGCGGAAGATGTGTTCTTGCAAAGTGAATTAATCCGGACGTTCGGCACACGCGTCATTTGCACCCTGACCGGCGAAGCCCATCGTGATTATGAATCCGGTCGCATCGATAAAGCATGGTTGCAAGCACACGTCGATGACTTCCATCAACCCTTTTACCTCTGTGGTCCCCCGGCAATGGTGCAAGACATCCGCGAGACATTACAGCAACTCGGTGCCAAGCCGGATTCGCTCGTGTTCGAAGAAGGTGAGTAG
- a CDS encoding UDP-glucuronic acid decarboxylase family protein, whose translation MIHRILVTGGAGFLGSYLCERLVNEGHDVICLDNFFTSQKSNVAHLLARPNFELIRHDITLPIFLEVDQIYNMACPAAPGHYQHNPIKTMKTSVIGAINMLGVAKRCGARILQASTSEVYGDPEVHPQTEDYRGSVNPIGIRACYDEGKRAAETLFMDYHRSNKVDVRIVRIFNTYGPRMHPYDGRVVSNFIRQALNGEDITIFGEGSQTRSFCYRDDLVDVIIAMMNNDDDFIGPVNIGNPDEFTIRELAENVMALCGSKSKLVQRPLPSDDPTRRRPDISLAKEKLGWQPKVPLAEGLKHTIDWFQSIQLSDYRPPTPNFS comes from the coding sequence ATGATTCATCGAATTCTTGTTACCGGTGGAGCGGGGTTCCTCGGCTCTTATTTGTGCGAACGGTTGGTCAATGAAGGGCATGACGTCATTTGTTTGGACAACTTTTTCACCAGCCAGAAGTCCAATGTCGCTCACCTCTTAGCCCGTCCCAACTTTGAGCTGATTCGCCATGACATCACGCTGCCGATCTTTCTCGAGGTCGACCAAATCTACAACATGGCATGCCCTGCCGCTCCCGGCCATTATCAACACAACCCGATCAAGACGATGAAGACCAGCGTGATCGGCGCCATCAACATGCTCGGGGTAGCGAAACGCTGTGGCGCACGGATCCTGCAAGCAAGCACGAGCGAAGTTTACGGGGATCCCGAAGTCCATCCGCAAACCGAAGACTATCGCGGTAGCGTCAACCCGATTGGCATCCGAGCGTGTTACGACGAGGGTAAACGGGCTGCGGAAACCTTGTTCATGGACTATCACCGCAGCAACAAGGTGGACGTTCGGATCGTGCGAATTTTCAACACCTACGGACCACGGATGCATCCCTACGATGGCCGTGTCGTTTCGAACTTCATTCGCCAAGCGTTAAACGGGGAAGATATTACGATCTTTGGTGAAGGGTCACAGACGCGATCATTCTGTTACCGTGATGATCTTGTCGACGTGATCATCGCGATGATGAACAACGACGATGACTTCATCGGCCCGGTCAATATTGGAAATCCCGATGAGTTTACGATCCGCGAGTTGGCTGAAAACGTGATGGCGTTGTGTGGCTCGAAAAGCAAACTGGTTCAGCGGCCGTTGCCGTCGGACGACCCGACCCGTCGACGCCCCGATATCTCGTTGGCCAAAGAGAAGCTCGGCTGGCAACCCAAGGTGCCATTGGCCGAAGGGCTCAAGCATACAATCGATTGGTTTCAATCGATTCAGTTGTCGGATTACCGCCCGCCAACGCCAAACTTTAGTTAG
- the ykgO gene encoding type B 50S ribosomal protein L36 produces MKVVSSIGALKYRHPDCQVVKRRGRIYVICKSNPKFKVRQGGAKVKKARR; encoded by the coding sequence ATGAAAGTTGTCAGCAGTATCGGCGCCCTAAAGTACCGCCACCCCGATTGCCAAGTAGTCAAACGCCGCGGCCGAATCTATGTGATTTGCAAAAGCAATCCAAAGTTCAAGGTCCGCCAAGGTGGAGCGAAGGTCAAAAAGGCTCGCCGCTAG
- the panC gene encoding pantoate--beta-alanine ligase, with protein sequence MDRLFTPDQARQYVWKARIAGENIGIVPTMGALHEGHLSLVRESQKHCDVTIATIFVNPTQFAPHEDLQSYPRTLEQDCELLASHGASAVFIPEASMIYPAGFSTYVDPPEVGATLEGVCRPGHFRGVATVVLKLFQILPATHAFFGRKDYQQLKVIQAMVRDLNAGINVVPCDTVREPDGLALSSRNRYLSPEQRQIGLQISKALRIAKNLVDSGEVEVDRVQDAMRSELLGGGDASKAVDKIDYAVIVEADSLAPLEKIDRPAVALIAAFVGQTRLIDNAIL encoded by the coding sequence ATGGATCGACTGTTTACCCCCGACCAAGCACGCCAATACGTGTGGAAGGCTCGCATTGCGGGCGAGAATATCGGCATCGTTCCCACCATGGGAGCGCTGCACGAAGGCCATCTTTCGTTGGTGCGAGAATCACAAAAGCATTGTGACGTCACGATTGCAACCATCTTTGTGAACCCGACCCAGTTTGCGCCTCACGAAGACTTGCAATCCTATCCGCGTACGCTCGAGCAGGATTGTGAATTGTTGGCGTCGCATGGCGCATCGGCCGTCTTTATTCCCGAAGCGAGCATGATCTATCCCGCCGGATTCAGTACGTATGTGGATCCGCCCGAGGTAGGTGCAACGTTGGAGGGCGTTTGTCGTCCTGGGCATTTTCGGGGGGTCGCCACCGTGGTGTTGAAGTTGTTCCAAATTCTGCCTGCCACGCACGCCTTTTTCGGTCGCAAGGATTATCAGCAACTCAAAGTCATTCAGGCAATGGTTCGCGATCTGAATGCGGGGATCAACGTGGTCCCCTGTGACACGGTGCGTGAGCCCGATGGGCTCGCGCTGAGCAGTCGCAATCGCTACCTCAGTCCAGAGCAACGGCAGATCGGATTACAGATCTCAAAGGCCCTGCGCATTGCGAAGAATCTCGTTGATTCGGGAGAGGTCGAGGTCGATCGAGTTCAGGATGCGATGCGGAGTGAATTGCTCGGCGGCGGCGATGCGAGTAAAGCGGTCGATAAGATCGACTATGCGGTGATCGTCGAGGCCGATTCACTAGCGCCGCTGGAGAAAATTGATCGCCCTGCGGTTGCACTGATCGCTGCTTTTGTTGGACAAACACGACTCATCGACAACGCAATTTTGTAA